A genomic region of Raphanus sativus cultivar WK10039 chromosome 6, ASM80110v3, whole genome shotgun sequence contains the following coding sequences:
- the LOC130496311 gene encoding BAHD acyltransferase At3g29680-like — MAIKVTKTSRVKPATNSSHNTTNSLLLPLAFFDLRWITFHPTERVIFYKLDEHTSFHSLILPKLERSLSTVLRHYLPLAGRLRWSPQDPKPHILVLPDDDHVTLTVAESDADFSFLSGKGIRPETEIRSLIPELHASSCDELSLLSLQVTLFPNQGFSIGITAHHSAMDGKSMSMLLKSWAHLCKHGTNIGDITPFLDRTVIDVPASLDARILGVVSYFSQDKRSSLKLPPSGEISPDMVRITLELTRENVDKLKSTRSHLLRLSTFVVANACLWSCLVKTRGGDADRPVRFMYAADFRNRLGKPVPEGYFGSCVLSVGCFGHKAGDVSGGDGFVNAVEIISDSVRGVGSLDVGALCELYIDGTMGVEPGTQTVSIVGSNQFGLYESDFGWGKPVRCETVSIDRNEAFSMSERRDEAGGVEIGLCLKKCEMDLFVSLFQNGL, encoded by the coding sequence ATGGCGATAAAGGTAACCAAAACCTCCCGAGTCAAACCAGCAACAAACTCGTCTCACAACACAACCAACTCGCTCCTCCTCCCACTCGCCTTCTTCGACTTACGGTGGATAACGTTCCACCCCACCGAGAGAGTCATCTTCTACAAACTCGACGAACACACCTCCTTCCACTCCCTAATCCTCCCAAAGCTCGAGCGCTCTCTCTCCACCGTCCTCCGCCACTACCTCCCTCTCGCGGGTCGCCTCAGATGGAGCCCACAAGACCCAAAACCACACATCCTCGTCCTCCCTGACGACGACCACGTCACGCTGACAGTCGCCGAGAGCGACGCTGACTTCTCCTTTCTCTCCGGGAAAGGGATACGTCCCGAGACGGAGATACGTTCTCTAATTCCAGAGCTTCACGCTTCTTCTTGCGACGagctctctcttctttctctgcAAGTAACACTGTTCCCGAACCAAGGCTTCTCCATCGGGATAACAGCTCATCACTCCGCTATGGACGGTAAATCAATGTCTATGCTTCTAAAATCATGGGCTCACTTATGTAAACACGGAACCAATATAGGGGACATTACTCCGTTTCTAGATCGTACCGTCATCGACGTTCCCGCTAGTCTTGACGCAAGAATCTTGGGGGTAGTTTCGTATTTTTCACAAGACAAGAGATCATCACTTAAGCTGCCTCCTAGTGGGGAGATTAGTCCAGACATGGTACGGATCACGCTCGAGTTGACTCGGGAGAACGTCGACAAACTCAAGTCAACTCGGTCTCACCTTCTTCGCTTGTCGACGTTTGTTGTCGCCAACGCTTGTCTTTGGTCGTGTTTGGTGAAAACGCGTGGAGGCGACGCGGATAGACCGGTTCGGTTCATGTACGCAGCTGATTTCAGGAACCGGTTAGGTAAACCGGTTCCGGAGGGTTACTTCGGGAGCTGCGTGTTGTCGGTCGGTTGTTTCGGACATAAAGCGGGAGATGTGTCGGGAGGAGATGGATTCGTCAACGCGGTCGAGATTATAAGCGACTCGGTTAGAGGTGTTGGTTCACTTGACGTTGGAGCGCTTTGCGAGTTGTATATTGATGGGACGATGGGGGTTGAACCGGGTACGCAGACCGTGTCGATTGTTGGGTCGAACCAGTTTGGGTTATACGAGTCGGATTTTGGGTGGGGAAAACCGGTTAGATGTGAGACTGTGTCTATTGACCGGAACGAGGCGTTTTCTATGTCTGAGAGGAGGGATGAGGCTGGTGGTGTGGAGATTGGTCTGTGTTTGAAGAAGTGTGAGATGGATTTATTTGTTTCTCTATTTCAAAATGGTTTGTAa
- the LOC108838216 gene encoding ninja-family protein AFP3 → MLNMSEAEKRADGEIYRNITRRDLLQSFMAKKQKLSVPEGEVEIELDLGLSLNGRFGVDPLANKRLLARSPSVPEFLVNDDRSELSRTCSLPVETEELRKRKELQSLRRLEAKRKRSEKQRHVREKHKADKTVEEGSSGSGSSGLSELDTAPPPPPVQATTNKSKETSPSSAQSLPAARNIIEDMPCVSTTGDGPNGKKIDGFLYRYMKGQEVRIVCVCHGSFLSPAEFVKHAGGRDVTHPLKHIVVNPSPFL, encoded by the exons ATGTTGAACATGTCGGAGGCTGAAAAACGAGCAGACGGAGAGATCTACCGGAATATCACCCGGCGAGATTTGTTGCAGAGTTTCATGGCCAAGAAACAGAAACTGTCGGTTCCAGAAGGAGAGGTAGAGATTgagctagacttagggctttctCTCAACGGTAGGTTTGGTGTGGACCCGCTCGCGAACAAGAGGCTGCTCGCGCGGTCACCTTCGGTTCCTGAGTTCTTGGTCAACGATGATAGATCGGAGCTGAGTAGGACGTGCTCATTACCGGTGGAGACGGAGGAGCTGAGGAAGAGGAAGGAGTTGCAGAGCTTGAGGAGGCTCGAGGCCAAGAGAAAGAGGTCAGAGAAGCAGAGACACGTGAGGGAGAAGCACAAAGCTGACAAGACCGTAGAAGAAGGATCTTCTGGAAGTGGTTCCTCTGGTTTGTCCGAACTCGACACCgcccctcctcctcctcctgttCAAG CAACAACAAACAAATCCAAAGAAACAAGTCCATCAAGCGCTCAATCTCTACCGGCGGCTCGAAACATCATTGAAGACATGCCGTGCGTGTCAACAACAGGCGATGGACCAAACGGGAAAAAAATCGATGGGTTTTTGTATCGGTACATGAAAGGTCAGGAGGTGAGGATTGTGTGTGTATGCCATGGAAGCTTCCTATCGCCTGCGGAGTTCGTTAAGCATGCTGGTGGCCGTGACGTGACACATCCCTTAAAGCACATTGTCGTTAATCCATCCCCCTTCTTGTGA
- the LOC108805755 gene encoding uncharacterized protein LOC108805755, producing MVNALDLQSFILRARVLKLYRQALKIAHRAPPQARGELKQSIRQEMEKNSECKDKQKIRYLISEGLERIKQLDEMLDMQGH from the exons ATGGTTAATGCGTTAGATTTGCAGAGCTTTATTCTCAGAGCTCGAGTGCTTAAACTTTACAGGCAAGCTTTGAAGATAGCTCACAGAGCTCCTCCTCAGGCTAGAG GGGAATTAAAACAGAGTATTAGGcaagagatggagaagaacaGTGAGTGCAAGGACAAGCAAAAGATCAGGTATCTGATTAGTGAAGGATTAGAGAGGATTAAACAACTTGATGAGATGTTGGACATGCAAGGCCATTGA
- the LOC108850305 gene encoding exocyst complex component EXO70E2 yields MGECEVDGEEKLIAAANYLLQELRSGKSLSRNAKKALGSLLSELSRVVVAIPEDNNRYEGDEIETRLNLVCEKIMTREVDETMIWDLGSDAGSEFLDAVNELRVLIDRLDGTEEEVSLRKAHDVLQTAMARLEDEFKHLLVENRLPFELEHASFRSEQALGEGSFGAASTEDLILGSSNGNNNSRRRNSEEILVRPEVISDLKSIAETMFASGYDRECIQVCTTVRKQALDEFLYDHEVEKLSIEDVLKMDWATLNTNIKKWVRVMRNIVQVYLVSEKSLLTQIFGEETCFVDTVKAPVMQLLNFGEAVSLGPRQPEKLLRILEMYELASELLPEIDALFSESSSVRGEYREVMRRLGDCARATFLEFKGAIASDVSSHPFPGGAVHPLTNYVMNYLMALTDFSQTLDSLLMEHDDVEDLTIPPSPDVMVVVEEESAYENSSSTSPEKFLAMTKHFYSITSVLESNLEEKAKLYRDVSLRHIFLLNNIHYMTRKVLKSELKHIFGDKWNRKHTWKFQQQATEYERSTWLPVLSFLKDDASGSGSGSGSRSLKPRERFQGFNTAFEEVYKAQTGWLISDERLREDVRTKASMWVIQAYWTFYSRHKNSVSERYIKYSTDDLEKLLLDLFAGSSKSLNNSYRR; encoded by the coding sequence ATGGGAGAGTGTGAGGTAGATGGAGAAGAGAAGTTGATCGCTGCTGCAAACTATCTCCTCCAGGAGCTTAGATCTGGCAAGAGCCTCTCTAGAAACGCTAAGAAGGCTCTAGGGAGTCTCTTATCTGAGCTGTCTCGTGTCGTGGTGGCCATCCCCGAGGATAATAATAGATACGAGGGAGATGAGATTGAGACAAGACTCAATCTCGTCTGCGAGAAGATCATGACTCGCGAGGTCGATGAAACGATGATCTGGGACTTAGGCTCAGATGCGGGCAGCGAGTTTCTAGACGCTGTGAATGAGCTGAGAGTGTTGATAGATCGTTTAGACGGAACAGAGGAGGAGGTCTCTCTGAGAAAAGCTCACGACGTTCTCCAAACGGCGATGGCGAGGCTGGAGGATGAGTTCAAGCACCTCCTCGTGGAGAACAGGTTGCCTTTCGAGCTCGAACACGCTTCTTTCCGGTCGGAACAAGCCCTGGGAGAAGGTTCTTTCGGCGCTGCTTCCACTGAAGATTTGATTCTTGGAAGCAGCAACGGCAACAACAACAGCAGGAGGAGGAACTCAGAGGAGATCTTGGTTAGACCTGAGGTTATATCAGATCTCAAGAGCATCGCAGAGACTATGTTTGCTTCAGGGTACGACCGCGAGTGTATCCAGGTGTGTACCACGGTTAGAAAACAGGCTCTTGACGAGTTTCTTTACGACCACGAGGTggagaagctgagtatagaagATGTGTTGAAGATGGATTGGGCTACGTTGAATACTAACATCAAGAAATGGGTTCGAGTAATGAGAAATATTGTGCAGGTGTACTTAGTCAGCGAGAAGTCTCTGCTCACTCAGATCTTCGGGGAGGAGACGTGTTTTGTCGATACAGTGAAGGCTCCTGTGATGCAGCTGCTCAACTTCGGCGAAGCCGTGTCTCTCGGTCCACGGCAGCCTGAGAAGTTGCTCAGGATACTCGAGATGTACGAGCTGGCGTCAGAGCTTTTACCGGAGATAGATGCGCTCTTTTCAGAATCGTCGTCCGTGAGGGGAGAGTACAGAGAAGTGATGAGGAGGCTTGGCGACTGCGCGAGAGCGACGTTTCTTGAGTTCAAGGGTGCTATTGCTTCTGATGTTTCCTCTCATCCTTTCCCTGGAGGAGCGGTTCACCCGCTCACGAACTACGTCATGAACTACCTCATGGCGTTGACGGACTTTAGCCAGACGCTTGACTCGCTTCTCATGGAGCATGATGATGTGGAAGATCTCACAATACCTCCGTCTCCGGATGttatggtggtggtggaagaaGAGTCTGCTTACGAGAACTCTTCTTCCACTTCTCCGGAGAAGTTTTTGGCGATGACTAAGCATTTCTACTCTATAACATCGGTTCTTGAATCTAACCTCGAAGAGAAAGCGAAGCTGTACAGAGACGTGTCTCTGAGGCACATCTTTCTCTTGAACAACATTCATTACATGACCAGGAAAGTGCTCAAGTCCGAGCTGAAGCATATCTTTGGGGACAAGTGGAACAGAAAACATACGTGGAAGTTTCAGCAGCAAGCGACGGAGTACGAACGCTCAACCTGGCTTCCTGTCTTGTCCTTCCTCAAGGATGATGCTTCGGGTTCTGGCTCAGGTTCTGGTTCAAGAAGCTTGAAACCGAGGGAGAGGTTTCAAGGATTCAACACTGCGTTTGAGGAAGTGTACAAGGCGCAGACCGGGTGGTTGATCTCGGACGAGAGGCTGAGGGAAGATGTGAGGACGAAGGCGTCCATGTGGGTGATCCAAGCGTACTGGACGTTTTACAGTAGACACAAGAACAGTGTGAGTGAGAGGTATATCAAGTACAGTACTGATGATCTTGAGAAACTCTTGTTGGATCTCTTTGCTGGTTCTTCTAAATCCTTGAACAATTCTTACAGAAGATGA